In one window of Nostoc flagelliforme CCNUN1 DNA:
- a CDS encoding transposase, with product MRLVGDKGYTGRRIRNYLRRRGICLTIPRLSNEPRRGPFSREIYRQRNVVERAINRLKQFRRIATRYEKLATNYTAMIPIACILLWL from the coding sequence TTGCGATTAGTTGGAGATAAGGGTTACACAGGTCGTCGCATACGTAATTACTTACGCCGTCGCGGTATCTGTCTGACCATACCACGCCTATCTAATGAACCACGTCGAGGACCTTTTAGCCGTGAAATCTACCGCCAACGCAACGTTGTTGAACGTGCTATCAATAGACTCAAACAATTTCGCCGCATTGCTACCCGATATGAAAAACTTGCTACAAATTATACAGCCATGATTCCGATCGCCTGCATTCTGTTGTGGTTATAG
- a CDS encoding ISAzo13 family transposase — protein sequence MQRLYSSLSEKDRRRYAAIESIKLGWGGISYISNLFGCDYYTLRLGMEELDDKAAMSMSGIRRQGGGRKSALSSIEGLETVFLQVLAQHTAGSPMDETLKWTNLTRIEIAGLLHDQGIEVSVTVVDQLLERHNYRRRKAQKRLSTGAHPQRNEQFENIEELIETYQAAGNPVISMDTKKKELIGGLYRAGKLYTQAEIEVFDHDWPTLAEGVMIPHGLYDLSLNEGYIQIGTSHDTGEFACDSLRYWWQHYGSKRYQTSNSILLLCDGGGSNNSRHYLFKQDLQALVNQLGIEIRIAHYPPYTSKYNPIEHRLFPHVTRSCQGVIFESVEIVEELIAKTKTKTGLQVFTTILDGVYKTGRKVTEEFKQMMEIVFDDYLPQWNYTAVPQIQ from the coding sequence ATGCAACGACTATATTCGTCCTTAAGCGAAAAGGATCGTCGTCGCTATGCCGCGATAGAATCCATCAAACTGGGATGGGGAGGAATAAGTTATATCAGTAACTTGTTTGGTTGTGATTATTATACGCTTCGGCTGGGAATGGAGGAGTTAGACGATAAAGCGGCTATGAGTATGAGCGGAATTCGCCGTCAGGGCGGCGGACGCAAATCAGCACTCTCGAGCATAGAAGGTTTAGAAACAGTATTTTTACAAGTGTTGGCGCAGCATACAGCAGGTTCACCGATGGATGAAACGCTAAAATGGACTAACCTGACGCGCATTGAAATTGCCGGGTTATTACATGACCAAGGGATAGAGGTGAGTGTAACGGTTGTGGATCAACTCTTAGAACGCCATAACTACCGCAGACGCAAAGCTCAAAAGCGTTTAAGCACCGGAGCGCATCCCCAGCGCAATGAACAGTTTGAAAATATTGAAGAGTTGATTGAAACCTATCAAGCCGCAGGCAATCCTGTGATCAGCATGGATACAAAAAAAAAAGAACTGATTGGGGGATTATATCGAGCAGGGAAGTTGTATACCCAAGCCGAAATAGAAGTGTTTGACCATGATTGGCCCACTTTAGCTGAGGGTGTAATGATTCCGCATGGGTTGTATGACTTGTCCCTCAACGAGGGCTACATCCAGATTGGAACTAGTCATGACACGGGTGAGTTTGCCTGTGATTCACTGCGCTATTGGTGGCAACACTATGGCTCAAAGCGCTATCAGACCTCTAATTCTATCCTATTGCTGTGCGACGGGGGTGGCAGCAACAATTCTCGCCATTACCTGTTTAAACAAGATTTACAAGCCTTGGTTAATCAGTTGGGGATTGAAATTCGGATTGCTCATTATCCTCCGTACACCTCAAAATATAACCCCATTGAACATCGGTTGTTTCCTCATGTGACTCGTTCTTGTCAAGGGGTAATTTTTGAGAGTGTTGAGATAGTCGAGGAGTTAATCGCAAAAACTAAGACCAAGACAGGGCTTCAGGTGTTTACAACGATTTTAGATGGCGTATACAAGACCGGTCGCAAAGTCACAGAGGAGTTTAAGCAGATGATGGAGATTGTATTTGACGATTATTTGCCGCAATGGAATTATACAGCCGTACCGCAGATCCAGTAA